One Bombus pyrosoma isolate SC7728 linkage group LG7, ASM1482585v1, whole genome shotgun sequence genomic window carries:
- the LOC122569235 gene encoding uncharacterized protein LOC122569235, which yields MQLTSCCGCYSLKAGTLFTGILGIILSIISLIMIFTLNVEWKTILIDVLDQSIVKIIFAINLCMTILISTLLIVGAIKKNTFMMLPWVILGLMLAIGLLVSVLYTSIMFFVNHAAINGILWLVIGLIAVVIYAYLWLVVYSYFQYLRYDKLNSRMGPYGRPYNYRRP from the exons ATGCAACTCACGTCGTGTTGCGGATGTTACTCGCTAAAAGCGGGAACATTGTTCACCGGAATATTGGGCATC ATTCTATCGATCATCTCGTTGATTATGATCTTTACTCTGAACGTCGAATGGAAGACGATACTGATCGACGTGCTGGACCAGAGCATCGTTAAAATCATCTTCGCGATAAACTTGTGCATGACAATTTTGATCTCGACGCTGCTCATAGTTGGCGCTATCAAG aaaaacaCGTTTATGATGCTACCATGGGTAATTCTGGGCTTGATGTTAGCAATCGGCCTGTTAGTGAGTGTCCTATACACATCCATAATGTTCTTCGTGAATCACGCGGcaataaatggaattctatGGCTCGTCATTGGCCTTATAGCTGTCG tgATCTACGCCTACTTGTGGTTGGTAGTGTACAGTTACTTCCAGTATCTGAGATACGATAAACTGAACAGCAGAATGGGACCGTACGGAAGGCCGTACAATTATCGGCGACCTTGA
- the LOC122569230 gene encoding uncharacterized protein LOC122569230 isoform X1, which produces METLGRFASIWAVLFFCGVPFCSYGNFPSKDFGEKLDVLSKIVNYIRQRPRQMNADVTLSLTIVEGKDLKSTSLTSTETLNKMSLLFFRTANAIAIFLHENARHLVDKHRNILLTILRLCDSTRRDLLNEVIPENEDVQLLHESINYPILWLKEISWRRGALKKGKTNFKLNYRDIRELIMQGPPKEEESDRCLAEIVRNKLNSSDRIPDLCAEILANRESSRGYPLTHRLLIVQIAKILKCDRGLASSELILSYCSAIFEDLIDIETAGFPYQTPDLTMEQVVLCGMEGFLEFTGKHYERLVLHWSRPSGCLSSFGYKFASNEIRVSRRTSKQTDFGCDSHATGLAAATLSLFIRENLENARW; this is translated from the exons ATGGAAACACTTGGAAGGTTCGCTAGTATTTGGGCGGTTCTGTTTTTCTGCGGCGTCCCGTTTTGCAGCTATGGAAACTTTCCTTCTAAGGATTTTG GAGAAAAATTGGACGTTCTGTCTAAGATAGTTAATTATATTCGTCAAAGGCCTCGTCAAATGAATGCCGATGTTACGTTATCTCTAACGATCGTCGAAGGTAAAGATTTGAAATCTACGAGTTTAACGAGTACTGAAACCTTAAACAAAATGTCTCTGTTATTCTTTCGTACAGCTAACGCGATTGCTATCTTTTTGCATGAAAATGCGCGACATCTTGTGGATAAACATCGAAACATTCTTCTGACGATTTTAAGATTGTGCGATTCTACTCGACGAGATTTGTTAAATGAAGTCATTCCAGAGAACGAGGACGTCCAGTTAC TGCACGAAAGCATAAATTATCCAATTTTGTGGCTGAAAGAAATATCATGGCGCCGTGGCGCTCTAAAAAAGGGGAAGaccaattttaaattaaattatcggGACATACGAGAACTGATAATGCAAGGACCGCCCAAGGAGGAAGAAAGCGATCGATGTCTCGCCGAAATTGTTCGGAACAAATTGAATTCCAGCGATAGAATTCCTGACTTGTGCGCGGAGATATTGGCAAATCGAGAATCTAGCAGAGGATACCCCCTTACTCATAGATTGTTGATTGTTCAAATTGCTAAGATA ttGAAATGCGATCGAGGTCTTGCATCTTCGGAATTAATACTATCTTACTGTTCCGCGATCTTCGAAGATCTGATCGATATCGAAACAGCTGGATTTCCTTATCAAACGCCAGATTTAACGATGGAACAAG TTGTTCTATGCGGCATGGAGGGATTCCTGGAATTCACTGGCAAGCACTATGAACGATTAGTACTGCATTGGTCTCGTCCCAGCGGCTGTTTAAGTTCATTTGGATATAAATTCGCCAGTAACGAGATACGCGTGTCGCGAAGAACCTCTAAGCAAACGGACTTTGGTTGCGACAGCCACGCTACTGGTCTAGCCGCTGCTAcgctttctttatttattcgcgAGAATCTGGAGAACGCTCGCTGGTAA
- the LOC122569230 gene encoding uncharacterized protein LOC122569230 isoform X2: protein METLGRFASIWAVLFFCGVPFCSYGNFPSKDFGEKLDVLSKIVNYIRQRPRQMNADVTLSLTIVEANAIAIFLHENARHLVDKHRNILLTILRLCDSTRRDLLNEVIPENEDVQLLHESINYPILWLKEISWRRGALKKGKTNFKLNYRDIRELIMQGPPKEEESDRCLAEIVRNKLNSSDRIPDLCAEILANRESSRGYPLTHRLLIVQIAKILKCDRGLASSELILSYCSAIFEDLIDIETAGFPYQTPDLTMEQVVLCGMEGFLEFTGKHYERLVLHWSRPSGCLSSFGYKFASNEIRVSRRTSKQTDFGCDSHATGLAAATLSLFIRENLENARW, encoded by the exons ATGGAAACACTTGGAAGGTTCGCTAGTATTTGGGCGGTTCTGTTTTTCTGCGGCGTCCCGTTTTGCAGCTATGGAAACTTTCCTTCTAAGGATTTTG GAGAAAAATTGGACGTTCTGTCTAAGATAGTTAATTATATTCGTCAAAGGCCTCGTCAAATGAATGCCGATGTTACGTTATCTCTAACGATCGTCGAAG CTAACGCGATTGCTATCTTTTTGCATGAAAATGCGCGACATCTTGTGGATAAACATCGAAACATTCTTCTGACGATTTTAAGATTGTGCGATTCTACTCGACGAGATTTGTTAAATGAAGTCATTCCAGAGAACGAGGACGTCCAGTTAC TGCACGAAAGCATAAATTATCCAATTTTGTGGCTGAAAGAAATATCATGGCGCCGTGGCGCTCTAAAAAAGGGGAAGaccaattttaaattaaattatcggGACATACGAGAACTGATAATGCAAGGACCGCCCAAGGAGGAAGAAAGCGATCGATGTCTCGCCGAAATTGTTCGGAACAAATTGAATTCCAGCGATAGAATTCCTGACTTGTGCGCGGAGATATTGGCAAATCGAGAATCTAGCAGAGGATACCCCCTTACTCATAGATTGTTGATTGTTCAAATTGCTAAGATA ttGAAATGCGATCGAGGTCTTGCATCTTCGGAATTAATACTATCTTACTGTTCCGCGATCTTCGAAGATCTGATCGATATCGAAACAGCTGGATTTCCTTATCAAACGCCAGATTTAACGATGGAACAAG TTGTTCTATGCGGCATGGAGGGATTCCTGGAATTCACTGGCAAGCACTATGAACGATTAGTACTGCATTGGTCTCGTCCCAGCGGCTGTTTAAGTTCATTTGGATATAAATTCGCCAGTAACGAGATACGCGTGTCGCGAAGAACCTCTAAGCAAACGGACTTTGGTTGCGACAGCCACGCTACTGGTCTAGCCGCTGCTAcgctttctttatttattcgcgAGAATCTGGAGAACGCTCGCTGGTAA